In one window of Halomarina pelagica DNA:
- a CDS encoding HpcH/HpaI aldolase/citrate lyase family protein, translating into MPRRTLLFSPGDKPAMMRKAPGSGADVVVFDLEDAVAPERKDAGREAVREVLTDPDFDPDCEVCVRVSGHATGDDLDEVLAGRPRLDAVMLPKAESADDVDALAAELAVRGVELPVFALCETAAGVLHAESIASADATAAVAFGAEDLSADIGASRTEAGTEVLYAREHVVLAASAAGVDAIDTVFTDIEGTDRLAEESAFARDLGYDGKMAIHPAQVPVINEAFTPSDEQVAWARRVLAARDEHDGEGVLRVDGEMIDAPLIARAETVVERVEGGR; encoded by the coding sequence ATGCCGCGACGAACCCTGCTCTTCTCGCCCGGTGACAAGCCAGCGATGATGCGGAAGGCCCCCGGGAGCGGTGCCGACGTCGTCGTCTTCGACCTCGAGGACGCCGTCGCGCCGGAACGCAAGGACGCGGGCCGCGAGGCCGTCCGCGAGGTGCTCACCGATCCCGACTTCGACCCCGACTGCGAGGTGTGCGTGCGGGTCTCCGGTCACGCGACCGGCGACGACCTCGACGAGGTGCTCGCGGGGAGGCCGCGTCTCGACGCCGTGATGCTTCCGAAGGCGGAATCGGCCGACGACGTGGACGCGCTGGCGGCGGAACTGGCCGTTCGTGGGGTCGAACTCCCCGTCTTCGCGCTCTGCGAGACGGCGGCGGGCGTCCTGCACGCCGAGTCGATCGCGAGCGCGGACGCGACGGCGGCCGTCGCCTTCGGCGCGGAGGACCTCTCGGCCGACATCGGCGCGAGCCGCACCGAGGCGGGGACTGAGGTGCTCTACGCCCGCGAGCACGTCGTCCTCGCGGCGAGCGCGGCGGGCGTCGACGCGATCGACACCGTCTTCACCGACATCGAGGGGACGGACCGTCTCGCCGAGGAGAGCGCCTTCGCGCGCGACCTCGGCTACGACGGGAAGATGGCGATCCATCCCGCGCAGGTGCCCGTCATCAACGAGGCGTTCACGCCCAGCGACGAGCAGGTCGCGTGGGCGCGGCGCGTCCTCGCCGCGCGCGACGAGCACGACGGCGAGGGCGTCCTCCGCGTCGACGGGGAGATGATCGACGCCCCGCTCATCGCCCGCGCGGAGACCGTCGTCGAACGGGTCGAGGGCGGTCGGTGA
- a CDS encoding DUF5658 family protein: MSSIELAAYVRHGWNDRSPLSVAARHERAFWGLAATAMLLDVALTHYGLRLGLVEMNPIASQVIAQYGLPGMVGMKSFGFGVALFGRQVVHRRYAALVPLALALPWLVAVCINVVMIASIV, translated from the coding sequence ATGTCTTCCATCGAACTCGCCGCGTACGTGCGCCACGGTTGGAACGACCGCTCGCCGCTCTCGGTCGCAGCGCGACACGAGCGTGCGTTCTGGGGGCTCGCCGCGACGGCGATGCTCCTCGACGTCGCCCTGACGCATTACGGTCTCCGACTCGGACTCGTCGAAATGAACCCCATCGCGTCGCAGGTCATCGCCCAGTACGGCCTGCCCGGGATGGTCGGGATGAAGTCGTTCGGGTTCGGGGTCGCCCTGTTCGGTCGGCAGGTCGTCCACCGCCGGTACGCGGCGCTGGTGCCGCTCGCGCTCGCGCTCCCGTGGCTGGTCGCGGTGTGCATCAACGTCGTGATGATCGCGTCGATCGTCTGA
- a CDS encoding MaoC family dehydratase translates to MPGLYYEEFEVGRTIEHEKRRTVSESDNQRFCDMTMNQQPLHLDREFAAETEFGRRLVNGLYTMSLAVGLSIPDTTDGTIVANLSYDDVEHPHPVFHGDTLRARTTVTDKRETSDGERGVVTMHVEAFNQNDDLVCAFDRTALSLKRP, encoded by the coding sequence ATGCCCGGACTGTACTACGAGGAGTTCGAGGTCGGCCGGACCATCGAGCACGAGAAGCGCCGCACGGTGAGCGAGAGCGACAACCAGCGCTTCTGCGACATGACGATGAACCAGCAGCCGCTACACCTCGACCGGGAGTTCGCCGCGGAGACGGAGTTCGGGAGACGGCTCGTAAACGGCCTCTACACGATGTCGCTGGCGGTCGGCCTGTCGATTCCCGACACCACCGACGGGACCATCGTCGCCAACCTCTCCTACGACGACGTGGAGCACCCCCACCCGGTCTTCCACGGCGACACCCTCCGCGCGCGGACGACGGTGACCGACAAGCGAGAGACGAGCGACGGCGAGCGCGGCGTCGTCACCATGCACGTCGAGGCGTTCAATCAGAACGACGACCTGGTCTGTGCGTTCGATCGGACCGCGCTGTCGTTGAAGCGGCCGTGA